One Molothrus ater isolate BHLD 08-10-18 breed brown headed cowbird chromosome 13, BPBGC_Mater_1.1, whole genome shotgun sequence DNA window includes the following coding sequences:
- the UACA gene encoding uveal autoantigen with coiled-coil domains and ankyrin repeats: MKSLKSRLKKHEAVIGGSALNPDWSKYDDRLMKAAERGDVEKVSSILAKKGVSPTKLDVEGRSAFHVVASKGNLDCLNTILVHGVDITATDAAGRNALHLAAKYGHALCLQKLLQYNCPTENVDLQGRTALHDAAMSDCSTSIQLLCDHGAAVNSKDGDGRTPLVLATQMCRPAVCQLLIDRGADLNARDKQSRTALMLGCEYGCKDAVEVLLRNGADVGLTDGLGHDCAYYARIGDNIDILALIKAAVEDSSRGRDSIKRGQAEQKVSSVSQRWGRGYGAQEELQLFQKEPSTQDLELENQDLKDRMREVQEEQRMLLDRISGLQLQLTEKDELKKILTTKEKQQEESLRTIEALKAKLKYYEGDSTGSGGNFGTRKEDLLLKQGQAFAVESQSRSMLRPLELSLPSQSPSSEKETLKKELESLRSCFGAAKEEISKLQRELALKAAECRALASECERSKAESDSQVRQLEDALKDVQKRMFDSEGKVKQMQNHFLALKEHLASEVASGSSKATEELKEQLREMKAKYEGASAEVGKLRNQIKQNELLVAEFRRDEGRLVEENKRLQKELVKLEMERDKRGRNVTELEGQLRETAAKLAQSVSAEQFENMKGLLSNEVNEKARRLAEVEGEREKLQAELVLLQGESESQRAQLAQHVKAEEHEQMRSGFEQREEELGKAISELSQKNETLQKELERLQADNKVLKQQVQMLKTEIKSQNVPLKIHEELKKANDLAVGDLTKKLFEITKKYNESKAEAEKLLAEKNNLNENISHLQAVYLSPEQHKKELEALKSNGIELEKQLAELQKKYDEEQAKVGKLVAENTGLRETLRDQYVLATTHEEVKTVLNSTLEKTNGELSDLKGKIGEIKQEFLRVNEENGALKNKVKLLQNQLKTEYISLKDHEATVNTLNKSVQELQESNAAVRAEHQRGQDEILQLQAEIEAQKKELDTIQECIKLKYAPVASFEDREQSLEGTVKELRAQLQEQQQRCRGSEEEARRCREESEQLRSGLLSIQNDLQHNYVLAEKCHQLERLCASSMEELRQQLRALLRKHTGEEGQQEGAVAHEAPSERLQALREALGRTVEELQQALSSKEERYHKETLRVGELQQELAQLKECSVPLVEYTQLKEGLEGEIAAIKRGLEEKEAETQAKSEEVLRLQEELRRSQQALAELQSQEVVAVAEYSSMKADLEAQVSSMAGHLASMSHKYEQACEEALQARRSELSLKDEKELLQLRSCSIEQEIKDQKERCDKSLTTIIDLQKRIQESAKQVEAKDNKITELLNDVERLKQALNGLSQLTYTTGIPSKRHNQQVELLQSQVKTLQQQLADATRQHQEVVAVYRTHLLSAVQGHMDEDVQAALLQIIRMRQGLVC, from the exons CTGAACCCGGACTGGAGCAAGTATGATGACAGGTTAATGAAGGCAGCTGAGAGGGGCGATGTGGAGAAGGTTTCATCCATCCTGGCCAAGAAGGGGGTCAGCCCCACAAAGCTGGACGTGGAGGGGAGATCCGC attccATGTTGTAGCATCAAAGGGAAACCTGGATTGCTTGAACACCATCCTGGTGCACGGAGTTGATATCACAGCCACTGATGCTGCAG GCAGAAACGCCCTGCATTTGGCTGCCAAGTATGGCCATGCTTTGTGCTTGCAGAAGCTCTTGCAG TACAATTGTCCAACAGAGAATGTGGATCTCCAGGGAAGAACTGCTCTTCATGATGCAG ccatgtCCGACTGCTCCACCagcatccagctgctctgcGACCACGGCGCCGCCGTCAACTCCAAGGACGGG gacGGGAGGACACCGCTGGTGCTGGCCACCCAGATGTGTCGCCCCGCAGTGTGCCAGCTGCTCATAGACAGGGGGGCCGACCTCAATGCCAGGGACAAGCAGAGCAG GACTGCCCTAATGTTAGGCTGTGAATATGGCTGCAAGGATGCCGTGGAGGTGTTGCTCAGGAATGGTGCTGATGTTGGTTTGACTGATGGCCTTGGCCATGACTGTGCTTACTATGCCAGGATTGGGGACAATATTGACATTTTGGCTTTAATAAAAGCTGCCGTTGAGGACTCCAGCAGAG GAAGAGACAGCATCAAGAGAGGGCAGGCTGAGCAAAAG GTCTCCAGTGTGTCCCAGAGGTGGGGCCGGGGCTAtggagcacaggaggagctccagctgttccagaAGGAGCCCAGCACTCAg GACTTGGAGCTGGAAAACCAAGATTTGAAGGATCGAATGAGGGaagtgcaggaggagcagaggatgctgctggacAGAATCAGTGGGCTACAGCTGCAGCTCACTGAG AAAGATGAGTTGAAGAAAATCCTGACTaccaaggaaaagcagcaggaagaaagTTTAAGGACTATTGAAGCTCTCAAAGCTAAACTCAAGTATTATGAA GGTGACTCTACGGGGTCTGGAGGTAACTTTGGAACCA GAAAAGAAGATTTATTACTTAAACAAGGCCAAGCATTTGCAGTGGAATCCCag TCGCGGTCTATGCTGAGgcccctggagctgtccctgcctaGCCAGTCGCCCAGCTCCGAGAAGGAGACTTTGaagaaggagctggagagcctgaggagctgctttggTGCAGCCAAGGAGGAGATCAGcaagctgcagagggagctggcCCTGAAGGCCGCGGAGTGCAGAGCTCTGGCCTCAGAGTGCGAGAGGAGCAAGGCAGAGTCTGACAGCCAGGTCAGGCAGCTGGAGGACGCCCTGAAGGACGTGCAGAAGAGGATGTTCGACTCTGAGGGCAAGGTGAAGCAGATGCAGAACCACTTCCTGGCTCTCAAGGAGCACCTGGCCAGCGAGGTGGCCTCGGGGAGCAGCAAGGCGACggaggagctgaaggagcagctccgGGAGATGAAGGCCAAGTATGAGGGAGCCTCTGCCGaggtggggaaactgaggaaCCAGATCAAGCAGAACGAATTGCTGGTGGCAGAGTTCCGGAGGGACGAGGGCAGGCTggtggaggaaaacaaaaggttGCAGAAGGAGCTTGTGAAGTTGGAGATGGAGCGAGACAAAAGGGGCAGGAATGTCACGGAGTTGGAAGGGCAGCTCAGAGAGACGGCAGCCAAGCTGGCCCAGTCTGTGAGCGCAGAGCAGTTTGAGAACATGAAGGGTTTGCTGTCAAACGAGGTGAATGAGAAGGCAAGGAGGTTAGCAGAGGTGGAGGGGGAGCGGGagaagctgcaggcagagctggtgctaTTACAGGGGGAGTCTGAGAGTCAGAGAGCTCAGCTGGCACAGCATGTGAAGGCAGAGGAGCACGAGCAGATGAGGAGTGGGTttgagcagagggaagaggagctggggaaggcaaTTTCTGAGCTATCACAGAAGAATGAGACTCTGCAGAAGGAACTTGAAAGATTGCAGGCTGATAACAAGGTGCTGAAGCAGCAAGTCCAAATgctaaaaactgaaattaaaagcCAGAATGTGCCTTTAAAAATTCATGAGGAGTTGAAGAAAGCAAACGATCTGGCTGTGGGTGACCTGacaaaaaagctttttgaaatAACAAAGAAGTACaatgaaagcaaagcagaagctgaaAAGTTGCTGGCAGAGAAGAACAACTTAAATGAGAATATCAGCCACTTGCAAGCTGTGTAcctgtctccagagcagcacaagaaAGAGCTGGAAGCTTTAAAATCTAATGGGATTGAGCTTGAGAAGCAGCTTGCTGAGCTTCAGAAGAAATATGATGAGGAGCAGGCAAAAGTGGGCAAACTGGTGGCTGAGAACACAGGCTTGAGGGAGACCCTGAGGGATCAGTATGTGCTGGCCACCACGCACGAGGAGGTTAAAACTGTCCTCAACAGCACCCTGGAAAAGACCAATGGGGAGCTGTCAGACCTGAAGGGCAAAATTGGAGAGATAAAGCAGGAGTTCCTGAGGGTAAACGAAGAAAACGGAGCTTTAAAAAACAAGGTGAAACTCTTACAGAACCAATTAAAAACGGAGTATATCAGTTTAAAGGATCATGAAGCCACGGtaaatactttaaataaaagcgtgcaagagctgcaggagagcaaTGCTGCCGTTAGGGCTGAGCACCAGAGGGGGCAAGATGAAATCTTGCAGTTGCAGGCAGAAATCGAAGCCCAGAAGAAGGAACTGGACACAATCCAAGAGTGCATCAAGCTGAAATACGCCCCGGTGGCCTCCTTTgaggacagagagcagagcctggagggcACGGTGAAGGAGCTGAGGGcgcagctgcaggagcagcagcagaggtgcagGGGCAGCGAGGAGGAGGCGCGGAGGTGCAGAGAGGAGAGCGAGCAGCTCAGGAGCGGGCTCCTGTCCATCCAGAACGACCTGCAGCACAACTACGTGCTGGCAGAGAAATGCCACCAGCTGGAGAGGCTGTGCGCCAGCAGCATGGaggagctcaggcagcagctgagggccCTGCTGAGGAAGCACACGGGagaggaggggcagcaggagggagccgTGGCTCATGAGGCGCCATCAGAGCGGCTGCAGGCGCTGAGGGAGGCCCTGGGCCGCActgtggaggagctgcagcaggcccTGAGCAGCAAGGAGGAGCGATACCACAAGGAAACGCTCAGAgttggagagctgcagcaggagctggcccaGCTGAAGGAGTGCTCGGTGCCTCTGGTGGAATACACCCAGCtgaaggaagggctggagggagaaaTCGCGGCCATCAAGCGCGgcctggaggaaaaggaggcGGAAACGCAGGCCAAGAGCGAGGAggtgctgaggctgcaggaggagctgcggCGGAGCCagcaggccctggcagagctgcagagccaggaggtgGTGGCCGTGGCAGAGTACAGCTCCATGAAGGCTGACCTGGaggcccaggtgagcagcatggCCGGCCACCTGGCCAGCATGAGCCACAAGTACGAGCAGGCCTGCGAGGAGGCCCTGCAGGCCAGGAGGAGCGAGCTGTCCCTCAAGGACgagaaggagctgctccagctcaggagctgcagcatcgAGCAGGAGATCAAGGACCAGAAGGAGAGGTGTGACAAATCACTGACAACCATTATTGACCTGCAGAAGAGGATCCAGGAGTCTGCAAAGCAGGTGGAAGCCAAGGACAACAAG ataaCAGAGCTGCTGAACGACGTGGAGCGGTTAAAGCAGGCTCTCAACGGCTTGTCCCAGCTGACATACACCACTGGGATCCCCTCCAAGAGGCACAACCAGCAGGTGGAACTGCTCCAGAGCCAAGTGAAAacactccagcagcagctggct GACGCCACCCGGCAGCACCAGGAGGTGGTGGCAGTGTACAGGACACACCTGCTCAGCGCTGTCCAG GGTCACATGGATGAAGatgtgcaggctgccctgctgcagatCATCCGCATGAGGCAGGGCCTGgtgtgctga